Genomic segment of Rhodococcus sp. W8901:
CCCGTCGTTCTTCCGTCCGGCCAGGATCTGTCCGCCGCGCGCGCCGACGGCGAGCGTGCCTACGCGCTCGACCGCGCGCACGTCTTCCACTCGTGGTCCGCGCAGGCGCAGATCGCGCCGATGACCATCCTCGCCGCCGAGGGCTCGTACGTGTGGGACGGCGCCGGAAACCGACTGCTGGACTTCTCCTCCCAGTTGGTCAACACCAACATCGGGCATCAGCACCCCCGGGTGGTCGAGGCGGTGCAGCGCCAGGCTGCGAAGCTGTGCACCATCGCTCCGCAGTACGTCAACGACGCGCGTTCGGAGGCCGCCCGGTTGATCGCCGAGCGCACCCCCGGCGACCTGGACAAGGTGTTCTTCACCAACGGCGGCGCCGATGCGAACGAGCACGCGGTGCGGATGGCGCGGCTGCACACAGGCCGCTACAAGGTGCTGTCGCGGTACCGCTCGTACCACGGCGGCACCGACACCGCGATCAACCTCACCGGAGATCCCCGCCGCTGGCCCAACGACTACGGCAACAGCGGTGTCGTGCACTTCGACGGCCCGTTCCTCTACCGGTCGGCGTTCCACTCGGAGAACGAGGCGCAGGAGACCGAGCGCGCCCTCGAGCACCTCGATCGTGTCGTCCGACTGGAGGGCCCCGACACGATCGCGGCGATCGTCCTCGAGTCGGTCCCCGGCACGGCCGGGATCATGGTCCCGCCGCCGGGCTACATGGCCGGGGTCCGGGAGATCTGTGACCGCTACGGGATCGTCTTCATTGCGGACGAGGTGATGGCCGGATTCGGGCGGACCGGAAAGTGGTTCGCCATCGATCATTTCGACGTGGTGCCGGACCTCATCACCTTCGCCAAGGGTGTCAACTCGGGGTACGTCCCGCTCGGTGGCGTGGCGATCAGCGCGAAGATCGCCGCCACGTTCGCCGATCGTGCGTACCCCGGCGGCCTGACGTACTCGGGTCACCCGCTGGCGACGGCAGCGGCCGTCGCGACGATCGAGGCGATGGAGGACGAGGGCGTCGTCGACAACGCTGCCCGGATCGGCGCCGAGATCCTCGGCCCGGGTCTGCGCGCACTCGCGGAGCGGCACCCGTCGATCGGTGAGGTGCGCGGGCTCGGTGTGTTCTGGGCGATCGAACTGGTCGCCGACCGCGCCACCAGGGAACCGCTGGCACCGTACGGCGGGTCGAGTCCGGCGATGAACGAGGTCATCGCGGCGTGCAAGTCCGGCGGACTGCTGCCGTTCGCCAACTTCAACCGGATCCACGCGGTACCACCGTGCACCGTCACCGAGACCGAGGTGCGCGAGGGGCTCGCGATCCTCGACGCCGCGTTCGATATCGCGGACAACCACGCCGGTCGGTGATCCGACCGGATCAGTGATCCAGCCGATCCGCCCCTGGAGTCCATGGCGTCTCCAGGGGCGGATCGGCCTGTCGCCCGGGCTATCCGGTGGAAGGAGGAAGGCAGACACGGCACATCGGTGCAGGGCAGCCTGCCGGGCTGCCCCAGGAAGTTCTGAACAAGATCGAAGACAGAAGGAGTAATTCCATGGGTTCGTCCACCACTCAGCTCGGTCAGATCGGCGCTGTCGCCGGCCTCGTCTCGGCGATCGCTGCCCTCGTGGGAGCTGCCATCGGCGCCGCGACTCTGTTCATGTAGTCCGGGCACACAACGAAGAAGGCCGGAGGCAGAGCCTCCGGCCTTCTTCGTTGCGTTGTCGGGTCAGGCCGTGAACCCGATGTACTTGGTGTCGAGGTACTCGTCGATGCCTTCGACGCCACCCTCGCTGCCCAGCCCGGACTGCTTGACTCCGCCGAACGGTGCGGCGACGTCGGAGACGACGCCGCGGTTGACTCCCACCATGCCCGACTCGAGCGCGTCGGCCACCCGCAGGGCCCGGTCGAGGTTCTGCGTGAAAATGTATGCGGCGAGACCGTATTCGGTTTCGTTGGCCGCGGCGATCGCCTCCTCTTCGGTGTCGAACCCGGTGATCGCGGCGACCGGACCGAAGATCTCGTCGCGGACGATGCGCGAGTCGGTCGGCACCTGGTCGAGGACGGTCGGCTCGAAGAAGAAGCCGGGGCCGTCGACGGTCCGGCCGCCGGTGCGCACCCGGGCGCCCGCCGCGACCGCCTCGTCGACGAGTGCCGCCACGCTCGCGCGCTGCTTGGCGCTCACGAGCGGTCCGACGTCGACGCCGGGCTCGTGCCCGGGGCCGAGCTTCAGTGCGGCGATCCGCTCGGTGAGCCTCGCGGTGAACTCCTCACGGACCGAGTTGGCCACCATGATTCGGTTCGCCGCGGTGCACGCCTCGCCGCCGTTGCGCATCTTGGCGGCCATCGCCCCGTCGAGCGCCGCGTCCAGGTCCGCGTCGTCGAACACGATGAACGGCGCGTTCCCGCCCAGCTCCATCGACGTGCGCAGGACGTTGCGGGCGGACTGCTCGATGAGCACGCGGCCCACGGGGGTGGAGCCGGTGAAGGTGACCTTGCGCAGGCGGGGATCGGCGAGCAGCGGCCCGGACACCGCGGCGGCGTCCGACGTCGGCAGCACCGAGACCACACCGGCCGGCAGACCCGCTTCGGCGAGGATCTCCGCGAACGCCAGCATCGTCAGCGGCGTCTCCGCGGCGGGCTTGACGATCATCGTGCAGCCCGCGGCGAGCGCGGGGCCGATCTTGCGGGTGCCCATGGCGAGCGGGAAGTTCCACGGGGTGATCGCCAGGCAGGGGCCCACCGGCACCTTGTTGACGAGGATTCGGCCGGCGCCGCCCGGCGATCGCGTCGAGCGGCCCTGGATTCGAACCGCCTCCTCGCTGAACCAGCGCAGGAACTCGGCCCCGTACGCGACCTCACTGCGGCTCTCCGGCAGGGCCTTTCCCATCTCGGCCGTCATCAGCAGTGCCAGTTCCTCGGTCCGCTCGACGACGAGTTCCCAGGCCCGGCGGAGGATCACGGATCGCTCGCGCGGGGAGGTGGCCGCCCACTCGGCCTGGACGCGGCACGCCACGTCGAGTGCGCGGATGGCGTCGTCGGCGCCGGCATCGGCAACCGTCGTCAGTGCCTCACCGGTGGCCGGATCGAACACCGGGAACGTGCCGCCGCCGACCGGCGCGGTGGACTCGCCGTCGATCCACAGCCCGGTCGGGACGCGGGAGACGAGGGTGGAGACATCAATCATCGTTCTGCTTCCGGTAGGTCCAAAGTGGAGTGAGCGTCAATGACGTTCGGTGATCACACCGAGGCGCGGACGGCGTCCTCGATCACGTCGAGCGCGTCGGTGAGCAGATCGTCGCCGATGACGAGCGGCGGCAGCAGGCGCACCACGTTGCCGTACGTGCCGCAGGTCAGCAGGATGACGCCCTGTTCGAGCGCGTACGCGACGACCTTGCGCGTCAACTCGGCATCCGGCTCGGTGGTGCCCGGCACCACGAACTCCATCGCCAGCATGGCGCCGCGGCCGCGGACCTCGCCGATCGCGGGGATCTCCTCGGCCAGCTTCCGCAGGCGGGTCGTCACGACCTCCTCGATGTGGCGGGCCCGCGCGGGAAGGTCGAGTTCGCGCATCGTGTCGATCGCCGCGAGCGCCGCGGCACACGCGATCGGGTTGCCGCCGTAGGTGCCACCGAGGCCGCCGGCGTGCACCTTGTCGAGCAGTTCGGCGCGGCCCGTGATCGCGGACAGCGGAAGTCCGCCGGCGATGCCCTTGGCCATGGTGATGATGTCCGGCACCACCTCTTCGTGGTCGCACGCGAACCACGACCCCGTGCGGGCGAACCCGGTCTGGACCTCGTCGGCGATGAAGACGACTCCGTTGGCGCGCGCCCACGTGGCGAGCGTCGGCAGGAATCCCTCTGCGGGAACGATGAACCCGCCCTCGCCCTGGATCGGTTCGATGATGATCGCGGCGAGCGAATCAGCACCGATCTGCTTCTCGATCTGGGTGATCGCACGCTGCGCCGCCTCCGGGCCCGTCAGTCCGCGCTCGTCCCGGAACGGGTACGACATCGGCATCCGGTACACCTCGGGGGCGAACGGACCGAAGTGTGCCTTGTACGGCATCGACTTCGCGGTCAGCGCCATCGTCAGGTTGGTGCGGCCGTGGTAGGCGTGGTCGAACGCGACGACGGCGGTGCGCCCGGTCGCCAGACGCGCGACCTTGATCGCGTTCTCCACGGCCTCGGCGCCGGAGTTGAACAGCACGGTGCGCTTCTCGTGGTCGCCCGGCGTGAGCGCCGCAAGCTCCTCGGCAACCTGCACGTATCCCTCGTAGGGCGTGACCATGAAGCACGTGTGGGTGAAGCGTCCGGCCTGGTCGCGCACGGCATCGACGACGGCGGGATTCGACGCGCCGACATTTGTGACCGCGATGCCCGAGCCCAGGTCGACGAGCGAGTTTCCGTCGACGTCGACGATCACACCGCCGTCGGCGTCGGCGGTGTAGACCGGGACGCTGGACCCGACCCCTGCCGCGACGCTGGCGCGGCGGCGCTCCGTGAGTGCTCGCGAGTTCGGACCGGGCAGTTCGGTGACGAGGTTGCGCTTCTGCGGAAGCCGGTAAGCGATGGTGGTGGTGTTCATATCGTGGAGGACCCCTGTCGTGAAGATCTGACTGGTTCTATTCTGGGTCGCCGTGGAGCGCGGATCACCT
This window contains:
- a CDS encoding aspartate aminotransferase family protein — protein: MTMTTDGPVVLPSGQDLSAARADGERAYALDRAHVFHSWSAQAQIAPMTILAAEGSYVWDGAGNRLLDFSSQLVNTNIGHQHPRVVEAVQRQAAKLCTIAPQYVNDARSEAARLIAERTPGDLDKVFFTNGGADANEHAVRMARLHTGRYKVLSRYRSYHGGTDTAINLTGDPRRWPNDYGNSGVVHFDGPFLYRSAFHSENEAQETERALEHLDRVVRLEGPDTIAAIVLESVPGTAGIMVPPPGYMAGVREICDRYGIVFIADEVMAGFGRTGKWFAIDHFDVVPDLITFAKGVNSGYVPLGGVAISAKIAATFADRAYPGGLTYSGHPLATAAAVATIEAMEDEGVVDNAARIGAEILGPGLRALAERHPSIGEVRGLGVFWAIELVADRATREPLAPYGGSSPAMNEVIAACKSGGLLPFANFNRIHAVPPCTVTETEVREGLAILDAAFDIADNHAGR
- a CDS encoding NAD-dependent succinate-semialdehyde dehydrogenase, with the translated sequence MIDVSTLVSRVPTGLWIDGESTAPVGGGTFPVFDPATGEALTTVADAGADDAIRALDVACRVQAEWAATSPRERSVILRRAWELVVERTEELALLMTAEMGKALPESRSEVAYGAEFLRWFSEEAVRIQGRSTRSPGGAGRILVNKVPVGPCLAITPWNFPLAMGTRKIGPALAAGCTMIVKPAAETPLTMLAFAEILAEAGLPAGVVSVLPTSDAAAVSGPLLADPRLRKVTFTGSTPVGRVLIEQSARNVLRTSMELGGNAPFIVFDDADLDAALDGAMAAKMRNGGEACTAANRIMVANSVREEFTARLTERIAALKLGPGHEPGVDVGPLVSAKQRASVAALVDEAVAAGARVRTGGRTVDGPGFFFEPTVLDQVPTDSRIVRDEIFGPVAAITGFDTEEEAIAAANETEYGLAAYIFTQNLDRALRVADALESGMVGVNRGVVSDVAAPFGGVKQSGLGSEGGVEGIDEYLDTKYIGFTA
- the gabT gene encoding 4-aminobutyrate--2-oxoglutarate transaminase, which codes for MNTTTIAYRLPQKRNLVTELPGPNSRALTERRRASVAAGVGSSVPVYTADADGGVIVDVDGNSLVDLGSGIAVTNVGASNPAVVDAVRDQAGRFTHTCFMVTPYEGYVQVAEELAALTPGDHEKRTVLFNSGAEAVENAIKVARLATGRTAVVAFDHAYHGRTNLTMALTAKSMPYKAHFGPFAPEVYRMPMSYPFRDERGLTGPEAAQRAITQIEKQIGADSLAAIIIEPIQGEGGFIVPAEGFLPTLATWARANGVVFIADEVQTGFARTGSWFACDHEEVVPDIITMAKGIAGGLPLSAITGRAELLDKVHAGGLGGTYGGNPIACAAALAAIDTMRELDLPARARHIEEVVTTRLRKLAEEIPAIGEVRGRGAMLAMEFVVPGTTEPDAELTRKVVAYALEQGVILLTCGTYGNVVRLLPPLVIGDDLLTDALDVIEDAVRASV